One Kitasatospora sp. NBC_01287 DNA window includes the following coding sequences:
- the bldG gene encoding anti-sigma factor antagonist BldG — protein sequence MDLSLSTRTVGDRTVVEVGGEIDVYTAPKLREQLVELVNDGSYHLVVDMEGVDFLDSTGLGVLVGGLKRVRAHEGSLRLVCTQERILKIFRITGLTKVFPIHSSVDEAVASTD from the coding sequence GTGGACCTGTCCCTGTCGACCCGTACAGTCGGCGACCGCACGGTCGTCGAGGTGGGCGGCGAGATCGATGTGTACACCGCCCCTAAGCTTCGCGAGCAGCTGGTCGAGCTCGTCAACGACGGCAGCTACCACCTGGTCGTCGACATGGAGGGCGTGGACTTCCTGGACTCGACCGGTCTGGGCGTTCTGGTGGGCGGCCTGAAGCGGGTCCGCGCGCATGAGGGCTCGCTCCGCCTGGTCTGCACCCAGGAGCGCATCCTCAAGATCTTCCGTATCACCGGTCTGACCAAGGTGTTCCCGATCCACTCCTCGGTGGACGAGGCCGTCGCCTCGACGGACTGA
- a CDS encoding type II secretion system F family protein, translating to MGVHVPPMTSALLPLVVLAGAFTPIVLLMTFVGRRLRGRAGRRRAARLGLEEWCQGEREPLPRRSTAAPLVTARRGTAASGDGAGGRFRPRVGPVLPALLGLVIAAAFPHVVGLVAGVMAALLVRHWLLVIRSPDRRSAREQELLMAQLPLTAELLAACLGSSASPAQAAEAVARTIGDPMRARLTATSAQLELGTPPAACWERLGDECPALAPLARCLVRTTVSGAPPAAPLAGLALAQRAAAGRAAHARVRRAGVLATAPLGLCFLPAFVLIGVVPVVVGLAASFTQRL from the coding sequence GTGGGCGTCCACGTGCCGCCGATGACTTCTGCTCTGCTACCGCTGGTGGTGCTTGCTGGGGCTTTCACCCCGATCGTGCTGCTGATGACGTTCGTCGGGCGCAGGCTGCGCGGGCGGGCCGGTCGACGGCGGGCGGCTCGGTTGGGGCTCGAAGAGTGGTGCCAGGGTGAGCGAGAGCCCTTGCCACGCCGGTCGACCGCAGCCCCGTTGGTGACGGCGCGGCGCGGTACGGCGGCCTCGGGTGACGGAGCGGGTGGTCGGTTCCGGCCGCGCGTCGGGCCCGTGCTGCCGGCACTCCTGGGGTTGGTGATCGCGGCCGCCTTCCCCCACGTTGTCGGGCTGGTCGCGGGGGTGATGGCGGCGCTGTTGGTTCGCCACTGGCTTCTCGTGATCCGCTCGCCGGATCGGCGATCAGCTCGGGAGCAGGAGCTGCTCATGGCCCAACTCCCGCTGACCGCTGAGCTCCTGGCGGCATGCCTCGGCTCCTCCGCCTCGCCTGCCCAGGCGGCGGAAGCGGTCGCGCGGACGATCGGGGACCCGATGCGGGCACGCCTGACAGCCACTTCGGCGCAGCTGGAGCTGGGCACGCCACCGGCGGCTTGCTGGGAGCGGCTGGGTGATGAGTGCCCGGCCTTGGCGCCGCTCGCCCGGTGCCTGGTGCGCACAACCGTCAGCGGGGCTCCGCCTGCCGCCCCGCTGGCGGGGCTGGCCCTCGCGCAGCGGGCGGCTGCCGGCCGTGCCGCACACGCCAGGGTGCGTCGCGCCGGGGTCCTGGCGACCGCGCCACTGGGGCTCTGCTTTCTGCCGGCGTTCGTCCTCATCGGGGTGGTGCCTGTGGTGGTGGGGCTCGCGGCTTCGTTCACCCAGCGGCTGTGA
- a CDS encoding ATP-binding protein — protein MATVELRFSPLPEHVRTARLVAAAVARRAGVDESVLDEVRLAVGEACSRAVGLHQRGSLGGAVRVALTDQEKRFVIEVGDGAGELSELAEPSEDDGADGSDDTLGLAVITGLVEDVEVGRDEAGGLIRMSWAVQPA, from the coding sequence ATGGCAACCGTCGAACTGCGATTCAGCCCCCTTCCCGAGCACGTGCGGACGGCACGGCTGGTGGCGGCGGCGGTGGCCAGACGCGCGGGCGTGGACGAGTCGGTGCTCGACGAGGTCCGGCTCGCGGTCGGTGAGGCCTGCTCCCGCGCCGTCGGCCTGCACCAGCGCGGCAGCCTGGGTGGCGCGGTGCGGGTGGCTTTGACCGATCAGGAGAAGCGTTTCGTCATCGAGGTGGGTGACGGTGCCGGGGAGCTCAGCGAGCTGGCCGAGCCGAGTGAGGACGACGGTGCGGACGGCTCCGACGACACCCTCGGCCTCGCGGTGATCACCGGGCTGGTCGAGGACGTCGAGGTCGGCCGGGACGAGGCCGGCGGGCTGATCCGGATGAGCTGGGCGGTGCAGCCGGCCTGA
- a CDS encoding type II secretion system F family protein, giving the protein MVAGGLLRSPVPPAAAVLLVFPSCRWRERRRAVREERERAGAVIELCAALAGELRSGATPEQALDSVTGPGRATAGLLERLGEQAVARLVAGRYGADVPSALRWLGTLPGGGGGSAIAACWQVTADSGTGLATALEQVAEALRADRALRDEVRSELAGPRTTAVLLAVLPVFGLLLGVALGADPMRVLLHTPLGWGCLAAGVVLELAGLCWSGRIVRGALADPDLHTGAVRRPRERSAGPAQGRAARRAVVRASRVGRRPGLGRGAGGAAAAGRGAASGGAVGQESACRDSRGSAPRDGRTRRSHRRPHQHQLEPGHGRPSAGPRTDSPWWRRDCVRRPGAGVRHPAAGGGLGVSW; this is encoded by the coding sequence GTGGTCGCCGGGGGTCTGCTGCGTTCGCCGGTGCCTCCGGCGGCCGCGGTGCTGCTGGTCTTCCCCAGTTGCCGCTGGCGGGAGCGGCGCCGGGCGGTTCGGGAGGAGCGGGAGCGGGCCGGTGCCGTCATCGAGCTCTGCGCCGCGTTGGCGGGTGAGCTGCGGAGCGGTGCGACGCCCGAGCAGGCTCTGGACAGCGTCACTGGTCCGGGGCGGGCCACGGCGGGTCTGCTGGAGCGTCTCGGCGAACAGGCGGTCGCCCGACTGGTGGCCGGCCGCTACGGCGCCGATGTGCCCAGCGCGCTGCGCTGGTTGGGGACGCTGCCCGGCGGTGGGGGCGGCTCCGCGATCGCGGCTTGCTGGCAGGTCACGGCGGACAGCGGTACCGGCCTCGCCACGGCCCTCGAACAGGTGGCCGAGGCCCTGCGAGCCGACCGGGCGCTGCGAGACGAGGTCCGAAGTGAGTTGGCCGGGCCCCGGACCACCGCTGTGCTGCTGGCTGTGCTCCCGGTCTTCGGCCTGCTGCTCGGTGTCGCGCTCGGCGCGGATCCGATGCGGGTCCTGCTGCACACCCCGCTGGGGTGGGGGTGCCTGGCCGCGGGCGTCGTCCTGGAGCTTGCGGGACTGTGCTGGAGCGGCCGGATCGTGCGTGGCGCGCTGGCCGATCCGGACCTCCACACCGGAGCGGTGCGGCGACCGCGAGAGCGGAGTGCCGGACCGGCACAGGGGCGGGCCGCCCGGCGAGCCGTGGTGCGGGCGTCCCGCGTCGGCAGACGGCCGGGGTTGGGGCGGGGAGCCGGTGGTGCGGCAGCGGCAGGTCGCGGAGCGGCGAGCGGTGGAGCGGTTGGGCAGGAGTCGGCCTGCCGCGACTCTCGTGGCAGCGCACCCCGAGACGGTCGGACGCGGCGGTCGCACCGACGGCCGCATCAGCATCAGCTGGAGCCGGGGCACGGGCGACCGTCGGCCGGGCCGCGGACCGACTCTCCGTGGTGGCGGCGTGATTGCGTGCGTCGGCCGGGGGCCGGAGTACGGCACCCCGCGGCCGGCGGTGGGCTGGGGGTGTCGTGGTGA
- a CDS encoding DUF4244 domain-containing protein, with amino-acid sequence MPAVTFAACPAHERTAELRSLAGGSSRAPVPDCPEQPARPGRPSHRRPRRRQRRRLGHVVRGVLRRLAARPRRRFAGASDLGMSTAEYAVGTVAACGFAALLYKVVTSGAVSGALAELLDRALHAV; translated from the coding sequence ATGCCCGCCGTGACCTTCGCCGCCTGCCCGGCGCACGAGCGAACCGCCGAGCTGCGGTCGCTGGCCGGCGGTTCGAGCAGGGCGCCGGTGCCCGATTGCCCGGAGCAGCCCGCCCGCCCCGGACGGCCCTCGCACCGTCGGCCGCGCCGTCGACAGCGCCGACGCCTGGGGCACGTCGTGCGTGGTGTGCTGCGGCGGCTCGCCGCCCGGCCCCGTCGCAGGTTCGCGGGTGCCTCGGACCTCGGAATGTCGACAGCTGAGTACGCCGTCGGCACCGTGGCGGCCTGTGGGTTCGCGGCCCTGCTGTACAAGGTCGTGACGAGCGGCGCGGTCAGTGGTGCACTGGCGGAGCTGCTGGATCGGGCGCTCCATGCGGTCTGA
- a CDS encoding DEAD/DEAH box helicase has protein sequence MPPSHRLPEALLDTLVASRGRSDRLTHTEHLPARQARYAPWPASIRHEIRAAAAELGVARPWAHQTEAMNLAKAGQTVVIATGTASGKSLGYLAPVLSDLLDGTEAPNGRGATALYLAPTKALAADQRRRATELAPDRVRAALYDGDTPPQEREWVRQYASYVLTNPDMLHRGILPAHARWSSFLKALRYVVVDECHSYRGVFGSHVAQVLRRLRRLCRRYGSDPAFLLASATSADPAAAAERLTGLPAVAVTEDASPRGPVVFALWEPPLTERVGEHGAPVRRTATTEAAYLLTDLVAAGTRTVAFVRSRRAAELVALQAQENLDAPLASRIAAYRGGYLPEERRALERDLHSGRLLGLASTSALELGVDVSGLDAVLLAGYPGTRASLWQQAGRAGREAQGALAVLIARDDPLDTYLVHHPEALFARPVEATVLDPDNPHVLAPHLCAAAAELPLGPDDLELFGPSTAHLLPVLEKRGLLRRRTDGSWYWTRRERAVDAVDLRGSGGSPVQIVESSTGRLLGTVDAAASHTTVHTGAVHLHQGRTYLVRELDLESSVALVEPANPSYTTTARDTTAISVLTTDRTEAWGEGRLHFGSVEVVNQVVGFLRKRISTGEVLGETKLDLPPRTLRTRAVWWTVTEQQLLDALIPFDQLPGAAHAAEHASIGLLPLFATCDRWDIGGVSVPLHPDTQLPTVFVYDGHPGGAGFAEHGFRRAAQWLAATRDAIASCECERGCPSCVQSPKCGNGNDPLDKAGAVRLLTVLLAGVPDA, from the coding sequence ATGCCGCCCAGCCACCGCCTGCCCGAGGCCCTGCTCGACACCCTGGTCGCCAGCCGGGGCCGCTCGGACCGACTCACCCATACGGAGCATCTCCCCGCGCGCCAGGCCCGGTATGCCCCTTGGCCTGCATCAATCCGCCACGAAATCCGCGCCGCGGCGGCGGAACTCGGTGTGGCCCGGCCCTGGGCCCATCAGACCGAAGCCATGAACCTGGCCAAAGCAGGCCAAACTGTGGTGATCGCCACAGGAACCGCCTCGGGCAAGTCGCTCGGCTACCTGGCGCCGGTGCTCAGCGACCTGCTGGACGGCACCGAGGCGCCCAACGGGCGCGGCGCCACCGCGCTCTACCTCGCCCCCACCAAGGCGCTGGCCGCCGACCAGCGCCGCCGGGCCACCGAGCTGGCCCCTGACCGAGTACGCGCCGCGCTCTACGACGGGGACACCCCGCCGCAGGAGCGCGAGTGGGTCCGCCAGTACGCGAGCTACGTGCTCACCAACCCGGACATGCTGCACCGGGGCATCCTGCCGGCACACGCCCGCTGGTCCTCCTTCCTGAAGGCGCTGCGCTACGTGGTGGTGGACGAGTGCCACAGCTACCGGGGCGTGTTCGGTTCCCACGTCGCCCAGGTCCTGCGACGCCTGCGGCGACTCTGCCGCCGCTACGGCTCCGATCCCGCCTTCCTGCTCGCCTCCGCGACCTCGGCCGACCCGGCTGCGGCGGCCGAGCGCCTCACCGGCCTACCCGCGGTCGCGGTGACCGAGGACGCCTCGCCACGCGGCCCCGTGGTCTTCGCCCTGTGGGAACCGCCGCTCACCGAACGCGTCGGCGAGCACGGCGCCCCCGTGCGGCGGACCGCCACCACCGAGGCCGCCTACCTGCTGACCGACCTGGTGGCGGCGGGCACCCGCACCGTTGCCTTCGTGCGCTCCCGCCGAGCCGCCGAGCTGGTCGCGCTGCAGGCGCAGGAGAATCTCGACGCACCGCTCGCCAGCCGGATCGCCGCCTACCGCGGCGGCTACCTGCCCGAGGAGCGGCGCGCGCTGGAGCGTGACCTGCACTCGGGACGACTGCTCGGGCTTGCCTCGACCTCCGCGCTGGAACTGGGCGTCGACGTCTCCGGTCTGGACGCGGTACTGCTGGCCGGCTACCCCGGAACCCGGGCCTCCCTCTGGCAGCAGGCCGGGCGGGCCGGGCGCGAGGCCCAGGGGGCGCTCGCCGTCCTGATCGCCCGCGACGACCCGCTGGACACCTACCTGGTGCACCACCCGGAGGCGCTCTTCGCCCGTCCGGTCGAGGCGACCGTGCTCGACCCCGACAACCCGCACGTCCTGGCTCCGCACTTGTGCGCCGCCGCCGCCGAGCTGCCGCTCGGACCCGACGACCTGGAGCTGTTCGGCCCCTCGACCGCCCACCTGCTGCCGGTGCTCGAAAAGCGGGGGCTGCTGCGACGCCGCACCGACGGCTCCTGGTACTGGACCCGCCGTGAACGGGCGGTCGACGCCGTCGATCTGCGCGGAAGCGGCGGCAGCCCGGTTCAGATCGTCGAGTCCTCCACCGGTCGGCTGCTGGGCACTGTCGATGCCGCGGCCTCGCACACGACCGTGCACACCGGAGCCGTCCACCTCCACCAGGGACGGACCTATCTGGTCCGGGAGCTCGACCTGGAGTCCTCGGTGGCCCTGGTCGAACCGGCCAACCCCTCGTACACCACGACGGCGCGGGACACCACGGCCATCTCCGTCCTCACCACCGACCGCACCGAGGCCTGGGGCGAGGGCAGGCTGCACTTCGGCTCGGTCGAAGTCGTCAACCAAGTGGTCGGCTTCCTGCGCAAGCGGATCTCCACCGGCGAGGTCCTCGGCGAGACCAAGCTCGACCTGCCACCCAGGACGCTGCGGACCAGGGCGGTCTGGTGGACCGTCACCGAACAGCAGCTGCTCGACGCGCTGATCCCCTTCGACCAGCTGCCCGGCGCCGCCCATGCCGCAGAGCACGCCTCGATCGGCCTGCTGCCGCTCTTCGCGACCTGCGACCGCTGGGACATCGGCGGCGTCTCCGTCCCGCTGCACCCCGACACCCAGTTGCCGACGGTCTTCGTCTACGACGGCCACCCCGGCGGGGCCGGCTTCGCCGAGCACGGCTTCCGCCGCGCGGCGCAGTGGCTGGCCGCCACCCGGGACGCGATCGCCTCCTGTGAATGCGAGCGCGGCTGTCCGTCCTGCGTCCAGTCGCCCAAGTGCGGGAACGGCAACGACCCGTTGGACAAAGCGGGCGCGGTCCGGCTGCTGACCGTGCTGCTGGCCGGCGTGCCGGACGCCTGA
- a CDS encoding methyltransferase — MTKLPTPDPARLARLREALLAASYTADGCLDLLGPTGYAALARSEAVPALRATRGGTPLEILVRLFLLQQPVPYPAAAAALPVEECLADGWLERSADDAAQVRATVDVRPYANEVAGLESSDAWVVSDLGCAVGGAGGIGASGSAAGVPRGELVLGVGGASTTLAGLAVRRPVRSALDLGAGSGVQALHAARHAQRVTATDLNPRALAFSRLTLALSGFSSTETAEGSLFEPVGERRFDLIVSNPPFVISPGSRFVYRDGGMAGDELCRSLVRGAAAHLEPGGYCQLLANWQHVKGEDWHERLAGWVAGTGLDAWVVQREVQDVAQYAELWLRDGGDHLAPRAAYEARYNEWLDAFEAARVEGIGFGWITLRAAGAERPAVRIEEWPHPVEQPLGPHIEDWFARQDFLRGHDDAALLAARYQLADEVVQEQVGAPGAEDPEHVVLRNARGMRRATKVDTVGAGFAGVCDGTLTAGEILDAIAHLLGEDPRQLRERAPDSLRLLVEQGFVEPAA; from the coding sequence GTGACCAAGCTCCCCACTCCCGACCCCGCCCGCCTCGCCCGCCTGCGCGAGGCGCTGCTCGCCGCCTCCTACACCGCGGACGGCTGCCTCGACCTGCTGGGCCCCACGGGCTACGCCGCGCTGGCCCGCAGCGAGGCGGTGCCCGCGCTGCGCGCCACCCGGGGCGGGACGCCGCTGGAGATCCTGGTCCGGCTCTTCCTGCTCCAGCAGCCGGTCCCGTACCCGGCCGCGGCCGCCGCCCTGCCGGTCGAGGAGTGCCTGGCGGACGGCTGGCTGGAGCGCTCCGCCGATGACGCCGCCCAGGTGCGCGCCACCGTCGACGTGCGTCCGTACGCCAACGAGGTGGCCGGGCTGGAGAGCTCGGACGCCTGGGTGGTCTCGGACCTCGGCTGCGCGGTCGGCGGCGCGGGCGGCATCGGCGCGAGCGGCAGCGCCGCCGGGGTGCCCCGCGGCGAGCTGGTGCTCGGCGTCGGCGGCGCCTCCACCACGCTGGCCGGGCTGGCCGTGCGCCGCCCGGTGCGGTCCGCCCTCGACCTGGGTGCCGGCTCCGGCGTGCAGGCGCTGCACGCCGCCCGGCACGCCCAGCGGGTGACCGCGACCGACCTCAACCCCCGGGCGCTGGCCTTCTCCCGGCTCACCCTGGCGCTCTCCGGCTTCAGCAGCACCGAGACCGCCGAGGGCAGCCTCTTCGAGCCGGTCGGCGAGCGCCGCTTCGACCTGATCGTCTCCAACCCGCCGTTCGTGATCTCGCCCGGCTCCCGCTTCGTCTACCGGGACGGCGGGATGGCCGGCGACGAGCTGTGCCGCTCGCTGGTCCGGGGCGCCGCCGCGCACCTGGAGCCCGGCGGCTACTGCCAGCTGCTGGCCAACTGGCAGCACGTCAAGGGCGAGGACTGGCACGAGCGGCTGGCCGGCTGGGTGGCCGGCACCGGCCTGGACGCCTGGGTGGTGCAGCGCGAGGTCCAGGACGTGGCGCAGTACGCCGAGCTCTGGCTGCGCGACGGCGGTGACCACCTGGCGCCGCGGGCCGCCTACGAGGCCCGCTACAACGAGTGGCTGGACGCCTTCGAGGCGGCGCGGGTGGAGGGGATCGGTTTCGGCTGGATCACCCTGCGGGCGGCGGGCGCCGAGCGGCCCGCCGTGCGGATCGAGGAGTGGCCGCACCCGGTCGAGCAGCCGCTCGGCCCGCACATCGAGGACTGGTTCGCCCGCCAGGACTTCCTGCGCGGCCACGACGACGCCGCGCTGCTCGCCGCCCGCTACCAGCTGGCCGACGAGGTGGTGCAGGAGCAGGTCGGTGCCCCGGGCGCCGAGGACCCGGAGCACGTGGTGCTGCGGAACGCCCGGGGCATGCGCCGGGCCACCAAGGTGGACACGGTGGGTGCTGGTTTCGCCGGCGTCTGCGACGGCACCCTGACGGCCGGCGAGATCCTCGACGCGATCGCGCACCTGCTCGGCGAGGACCCGCGGCAGCTGCGTGAG
- a CDS encoding TadE family type IV pilus minor pilin, which translates to MPRSALTPRRGVRDAGYVTAETAVVLPTFLLLTTVLIWGVLTAAAQLRCIDAARAGARSAARGDGDAVARAQAVAPRGATVEVAENADTVQVLVEAECLGPGRLAAALSMKVSARAEAIREDRIGREPE; encoded by the coding sequence ATGCCGAGGTCGGCGCTGACGCCGAGGAGGGGCGTGCGGGACGCCGGGTACGTGACCGCGGAGACAGCCGTGGTGTTGCCGACCTTCCTGCTGCTGACCACGGTGCTGATCTGGGGCGTACTGACTGCCGCGGCGCAACTCCGCTGCATCGACGCCGCTCGGGCGGGGGCCCGGTCGGCGGCGCGAGGAGACGGCGATGCCGTCGCCCGAGCCCAAGCCGTCGCACCGCGTGGGGCCACGGTCGAGGTCGCCGAGAACGCCGACACGGTCCAGGTCCTGGTGGAGGCGGAGTGCCTGGGGCCCGGACGGCTGGCCGCTGCGCTGTCGATGAAGGTCTCGGCGCGGGCCGAGGCCATTCGGGAGGACCGTATCGGAAGGGAGCCGGAGTGA
- a CDS encoding sodium-translocating pyrophosphatase codes for MRPRILDVLADGPSGGSSGGAVLTGGNQLVVLIIGLVALGALGVAVLLVRQVLAADAGTPVMRRIAGAVQEGANAYLARQFRTLSVFAAGAFFLLMLLPADNWSQRLGRSVFFLVGAVFSAATGYLGMWLAVRANVRVAAVARGVIAGQERPAQHKAMRIAFRTGGVVGMCTVGLGLLGAAVVVLIYQANAPRVLEGFGFGAALLAMFMRVGGGIFTKAADVGADLVGKVEQGIPEDDPRNAATIADNVGDNVGDCAGMAADLFESYAVTLVAALILGRAVFGDTGLVLPLIVPAIGVVTAVLGIVAVSPRERDRSGMAAINRGFFISAAVSLLLVLGAVYLVLPSSFGALRHVPDGIRGHHGDPRLFALAAVVIGIVLAVLIQQLTGYFTETSRRPVRDVGRSSLTGAATVVLSGVSLGLESAVYSAVLIGAAVYGAYLLAGGSIVLALFAVALAGTGLLTTVGVIVAMDTFGPVSDNAQGIAEMSGEVEGAGARVLTELDAVGNTTKAITKGIAIATAVLAATALFGSFTDAINDAVSSAGGSAVIGSPAGLSLDISQPNNLVGLLLGAAVVFLFSGLAINAVSRSAGSVVYEVRRQFREHPGIMDGTETPEYGKVVDICTRDALHELATPGLLAVLAPIAVGFGLGVGSLGAYLAGAIGTGTLMAVFLANSGGAWDNAKKLVEDGAHGGKGSEAHAATVIGDTVGDPFKDTAGPAINPLLKVMNLVSLLIAPAVVRFSYGAHASAGLRGAVAAVAVLVVVGAVYVSKRRTVDVADAPDAPATPATPDAPDAPDAVGDTAGGGTAGGDVVGGEAVAPAGG; via the coding sequence GTGCGACCACGAATCTTGGATGTTCTGGCCGATGGGCCGTCAGGTGGCTCGTCGGGCGGCGCCGTGCTCACCGGTGGCAATCAACTGGTGGTGCTGATCATCGGCCTGGTGGCTCTCGGGGCGCTCGGCGTCGCGGTGCTGCTGGTCCGTCAAGTCCTGGCCGCCGACGCGGGCACGCCGGTGATGCGGCGGATCGCCGGGGCCGTCCAGGAGGGTGCGAACGCCTACCTGGCCCGCCAGTTCCGCACCCTGAGCGTCTTCGCGGCCGGCGCGTTCTTCCTGCTGATGCTGCTGCCGGCCGACAACTGGTCGCAGCGCCTGGGCCGCTCGGTCTTCTTCCTGGTCGGCGCCGTCTTCTCGGCGGCCACCGGCTACCTGGGCATGTGGCTGGCGGTGCGCGCCAACGTCCGGGTGGCCGCGGTGGCCAGGGGCGTGATCGCCGGGCAGGAGCGGCCCGCGCAGCACAAGGCGATGCGGATCGCGTTCCGCACCGGCGGCGTGGTCGGCATGTGCACGGTGGGCCTGGGCCTGCTGGGTGCGGCCGTGGTGGTGCTGATCTACCAGGCCAACGCGCCGCGGGTGCTGGAGGGGTTCGGCTTCGGCGCCGCTCTGCTGGCGATGTTCATGCGGGTCGGTGGCGGCATCTTCACCAAGGCGGCGGACGTCGGCGCCGACCTGGTCGGCAAGGTCGAGCAGGGCATCCCCGAGGACGACCCGCGCAACGCCGCCACCATCGCCGACAACGTGGGGGACAACGTCGGCGACTGCGCGGGCATGGCGGCGGACCTCTTCGAGTCCTACGCGGTGACCCTGGTGGCCGCCCTGATCCTGGGCCGGGCGGTCTTCGGCGACACCGGCCTGGTGCTGCCGCTGATCGTGCCGGCGATCGGCGTGGTCACGGCGGTGCTCGGCATCGTCGCGGTCTCGCCGCGCGAGCGGGACCGCAGCGGGATGGCCGCGATCAACCGGGGCTTCTTCATCTCCGCCGCCGTCTCGCTGCTGCTGGTGCTGGGCGCGGTCTACCTGGTGCTGCCGTCCAGCTTCGGCGCGCTGCGCCACGTGCCGGACGGCATCCGCGGCCACCACGGCGATCCGCGGCTGTTCGCGCTGGCGGCGGTGGTGATCGGGATCGTGCTCGCGGTGCTGATCCAGCAGCTGACCGGCTACTTCACCGAGACCAGCCGCCGCCCGGTGCGTGACGTCGGCCGCAGTTCGCTGACCGGTGCGGCGACGGTGGTGCTGTCCGGCGTCTCGCTGGGCCTGGAGTCGGCGGTGTACTCGGCGGTGCTGATCGGCGCGGCGGTGTACGGGGCCTACCTGCTGGCGGGCGGCTCGATCGTGCTCGCGCTCTTCGCGGTCGCGCTGGCGGGCACCGGTCTGCTCACCACGGTCGGTGTGATCGTGGCGATGGACACCTTCGGTCCGGTCTCGGACAACGCGCAGGGCATCGCCGAGATGTCCGGTGAGGTCGAGGGCGCCGGCGCCCGGGTGCTGACCGAGCTGGACGCGGTGGGCAACACCACCAAGGCGATCACCAAGGGCATCGCGATCGCGACCGCGGTGCTGGCGGCGACCGCGCTCTTCGGCTCGTTCACCGACGCGATCAACGACGCCGTCAGCAGTGCGGGCGGCAGCGCGGTGATCGGCAGCCCGGCCGGACTGAGCCTGGACATCTCGCAGCCCAACAACTTGGTCGGGCTGCTGCTGGGCGCGGCAGTGGTCTTCCTCTTCTCCGGGCTGGCCATCAACGCGGTCTCCCGCTCGGCCGGCTCGGTGGTCTACGAGGTGCGGCGGCAGTTCCGCGAGCACCCCGGGATCATGGACGGCACCGAGACACCGGAGTACGGCAAGGTGGTCGACATCTGCACCCGGGACGCGCTGCACGAACTGGCCACGCCCGGGCTGCTGGCGGTGCTGGCTCCGATCGCGGTGGGATTCGGCCTGGGGGTCGGCTCGCTCGGCGCCTATCTGGCGGGCGCCATCGGCACGGGCACCCTGATGGCGGTCTTCCTGGCCAACTCCGGCGGGGCCTGGGACAACGCCAAGAAGCTGGTGGAGGACGGCGCGCACGGCGGCAAGGGCAGCGAGGCGCACGCGGCCACGGTGATCGGCGACACGGTCGGCGATCCGTTCAAGGACACCGCGGGCCCGGCGATCAACCCGCTGCTCAAGGTGATGAACCTGGTCTCGCTGCTGATCGCGCCCGCCGTGGTGCGGTTCAGCTACGGGGCGCACGCGAGCGCGGGGCTGCGCGGCGCGGTCGCGGCGGTCGCGGTGCTGGTGGTGGTGGGCGCGGTGTACGTCTCCAAGCGCCGGACGGTGGATGTCGCGGACGCCCCCGATGCCCCGGCCACCCCGGCCACCCCGGACGCCCCGGACGCCCCGGATGCCGTCGGGGACACGGCGGGCGGGGGCACGGCCGGCGGGGACGTCGTGGGTGGCGAGGCGGTGGCGCCGGCCGGCGGCTGA